A DNA window from Pleurodeles waltl isolate 20211129_DDA chromosome 12, aPleWal1.hap1.20221129, whole genome shotgun sequence contains the following coding sequences:
- the LOC138268148 gene encoding chymotrypsinogen 2-like, with amino-acid sequence MAFLWLLSSLALVSTALGCGVPAIDPVISGFARIVNGEEARPGSWPWQVSLQQSSGFHFCGGSLISEQWVVTAAHCSVTKYHKVVLGEHDRGSSAEAIKSIAVGQVFTHPQWNPSTINNDISLIKLATPVSFTATIQPVCLANVGDNYPGGETCVTSGWGKTRYNALNTPNKLQQTALPLLTNADCKKHWGSNISDLMICAGGAGATSCMGDSGGPLVCKRNGAYSLVGIVSWGSSTCSTSIPAVYARVTELRAWADQIIASN; translated from the exons ATGGCTTTTCTGTGGCTCCTGTCCTCCCTTGCTCTCGTCAGCACCGCTCTTG GTTGCGGTGTCCCTGCCATTGATCCCGTCATCAGTGGCTTTGCCAGAATTGTGAACGGTGAAGAGGCGAGGCCAGGATCCTGGCCCTGGCAGGTGTCACTCCAG CAATCCAGTGGATTTCACTTCTGTGGTGGTTCCCTCATCAGCGAACAGTGGGTCGTTACTGCCGCCCACTGCTCTGTGAC AAAGTATCACAAGGTGGTCCTTGGAGAACACGACAGAGGCTCAAGTGCCGAAGCCATCAAGTCCATAGCTGTTGGACAG GTCTTCACCCATCCACAATGGAACCCCTCCACCATCAACAATGATATCAGTCTGATCAAGCTTGCCACACCAGTTTCCTTCACTGCAACTATTCAGCCTGTCTGCTTGGCAAATGTTGGGGACAACTATCCAGGTGGGGAGACTTGTGTCACTAGCGGATGGGGCAAGACCCGATACAacg CACTCAACACCCCCAACAAACTGCAGCAGACTGCTCTGCCTCTGTTGACCAATGCTGATTGTAAGAAACACTGGGGCAGCAACATCTCTGACCTCATGATCTGCGCTGGAGGAGCTGGTGCCACATCCTGCATG GGTGACTCCGGTGGTCCTCTTGTCTGCAAGAGGAATGGTGCTTACAGCCTGGTTGGCATCGTCTCCTGGGGCAGCAGCACATGCTCCACCAGTATCCCAGCGGTGTACGCCCGTGTGACCGAGCTGCGTGCCTGGGCTGACCAGATCATTGCCTCCAACTAA